Within the Arthrobacter caoxuetaonis genome, the region GGTGCTGGTGCATCTGGTGCTGCCGGCGGGGCAGGGGCGGGTCAAAGGAGACGCGGGAGTAGAGGTTCGGCGGGACCGCCATGATGGCGTAGCGGGCGGTGACCGTGACGCCGTCGGCCTCAGCCGTGACCGAGGTGCCCTCCGGACCGTCGGACCAGCGCAGCGTACGCACCGGAGCGTTGAGTACGACGTCGTCGCCCAGCTCAGCGGCCATGCGCTCGGAAACCTGCTGCATGCCGCCCGCCACGCGGCGGTCCAGGATGAAGTTCTCGTCCACGAGGTTGGAGAAGGACCCCGCCGAGGCTGCCATGAGCAGTGCCTGCAGTACGGAGAAGGAATGGGCCGGTTTGGTGAGCATGCCGCCGGCCACGAACAGGCCAATGTTGTTGCAGGCTTCCTCATCCTGTGATTGGCTGCGCAGCCACTGGGAGAACGAAACCGTGTCCAGTTCACGCGCCTGGGGATGTGTCCACGGCGCCGCCGGATCGGTTTGCGCGGTCATTGCGTCCAGGAGCTCGATCAGCCGCTCCATTTCCTTCGCTGTCGACTCCGCTACCGGGAACATCTCCCCCGAGTAGCGCACGGCGCGGCGGTCGGAGCCGATGTACACGGATTCGCCCTCGCGGTAGCGCGGGAACGTTTCCAGGCCCAGTTCCTCCACCAGTTCGCTCAGCGCTTCCTGGTCCGGTGAGATCCACTGTCCGCCGATCTCCAGGAAAGCGCCGTCGACGGTATCTGACCAGGTCCGCCCGCCAACGCGGCTGCGGGCTTCAAGCACGGCTACGGTCAGGCCAGCGGCCTTCAGCTTCCGCGCTGCCCTCAGGCCGGAAGGTCCTGCACCAATGATGACGACGTTACGTTCCAGGCTCTGCACTGTGTGTCCTCTCTCGACGGCCGCATACGGCCGCGCCATGCCATAAATGAATACGATTCATTTAGTCGACACTCTAGCCGACCGCAGCTGCGCGCAGAGAGGCGTGTGCGAATATTAATTTTTGGGATACCCAAGCGCCCGTGACCTTTGGAGGAACACATGCCGGCACCACGCGCCAGGCGAAGCGCCGGACGCCCCCACCAGCGTGTGCTCACCCAGGAGAACATCACTGCGGCGGCCCTTGAGGTCATTGGCAGCCGGGGTTACGAGGGCTTCACCATGTCCTCGCTTGCCGCAAAGCTCCAGGTAGCGCCCTCGGCCCTGTACAACCACGCCGCCTCGAAACAGGAAGTCCTTCGCTGGATCCAGGACGACCTCATGGCGGAAGTCGACGTCTCCGCGTTTGCCTCGGAACCATGGGAGCAGGCAGTCCGCGTCTGGGCCCGCTCCTACCGCAGCGTCTTCGTCCGGCACACTCCCCTGATTCCGGTCATCGCCGTCCTGCAGGTCAGCGGCGCGCCGCGGACGCTTGCCATGTACGAGGCAGTCACGGCCGGATTCCTCCGGGCGGGATGGCAGGAGGCCGCCATAGTTCCGGCTATCGTCGCGCTGGAATCCTTTATTTTCGGCTCAGCGTTCGACGCCGTTGCGCCCGAGGACATTTTCGACACCGGCTCGCTGGCGGACCAGAGCCCGCTTTTCACCTCGGCCGTCGCAGCAGCCCACGCCCGGGAAGGCGGCAAGGGTGCCGAGGAGGCTTTCGAAGCCGGTTTGGATGCGGTGGTCCGGGGGTTTTCGGGGCAGCTTCCCGTCCCCGGCCACGCTTGAAGATGAGACCAGCGCGCTGCTGACAAAACTGCTGACAAAAGAGGGCGGCCCCCGGAAATGTTCCGGAGACCGCCCGTTAATCCTTGCCGCTGCAGCCTAGGCCTGCGCGCGGATCGCTGCTTCCAGCACGTCAAGGCCGTCCGAGAGCAGTTCGTCGCTGATCACCAGCGGCGGCAGCAGGCGGATGACGTTCCCGTAGGTGCCGCAGGTGAGGATGATGACGCCCTCGGCCAGGCAGGCCGCGGCGATCGCCTTGGCTGCTTCGGCGTTGGGAGCCTTGGACCCGGGCTTGACCAGTTCAATGGCCAGCATGGCGCCGCGGCCGCGGACTTCGCCGATGACGCCGGTCTTTTCAGCGGTCTCCTGCAGACGGGGAACGGTTAGTTCCTCAATCCGGCGTGCACGGCCGGCAAGGTCCTGTTCGATCATGGTTTCGATGACTGCCAGTGCCGAGGCGCAGGCCACCGGGTTGCCGCCGTACGTGCCGCCCAGACCGCCGGGGTGGACGGCGTCGAGCAGGTCCGCCCGGCCGGTCACCGCGGAGAGCGGCATGCCGCCGGCAATGCCCTTGGCCATCGTCATGATGTCCGGAACAACACCTTCGTGGTTCACGGCGAACCACTCACCGGTGCGGCAGAAACCGGACTGGACTTCATCCGCGATGAAGACGATTCCGTTTTCCTTGGCCCAAGCTGCCAGGCGGGGAAGGAAGCCCTCCGCGGGGACGATGAAGCCGCCTTCACCCTGGATCGGCTCGATCAGGAGGGCAGCAAGCTGGTCGGCGCCGATCTGCTTCTCGATGGCCAGGATCGCGCGCTCTGCGGCCTCGGTGCCGGTGATCTCCGGGTTCTCTTCACGGAACGGGTAGCTCATGGGCATGCGGTAGATCTCGGAGGCGAAGGGACCGAAACCGGTCTTGTAGGGCATCGCCTTCGCGGTCAGGCCCATGGTGAGGTTGGTGCGGCCGTGGTAGGCGTGGTCGAATGCAACGACAGCCTGGCGGCCGGTGGCCGAACGGGCAATCTTGATGGCGTTCTCCACAGCTTCGGCGCCGGAGTTGAAGAGCACGGTGCGCTTCTCGTGGGTGCCCGGGGTGAGCTCTGCCAGCTTCTCGGCGACAGCCACATAGCCTTCGTACGGCGTGACCATGAAGCAGGTGTGCGTGAACCGGGCAACCTGCTCCTGGGCCGCAGCGACGACGGCGGGATCAGAGGCGCCTACGCTGGTAACTGCGATTCCCGAACCGAGGTCGATGAACGAATTGCCGTCAACGTCCTGGATGATGCCGCCGTCGGCGTCCTGGACATACACGGGAACGCTGGACGCGACTCCCTTGGCGACGACGGCTGCACGGCGCTCATTCAGCGCAGCGGACTTGGGCCCGGGGAAGGTTCCGGTAATGTTCCGCTTCTGCTCCAGCCGGTAGGTCGGTTCAGTGGCTGATGTGCTCATGGTTCTGCCTCTCAAGGGAAAAGTGATGGGGGCTATAGGCCGCAGTGATCCAAATTTACGCTCCAGGCCGGAACTGAGGGACGGTCATCCGCACAACAGGGCCAGCCACTTGCCGTGCATCCGTCCAATCCGGACATCCTATAGTTGAACCCGTGCCTATCTCCCTCACCACCCTCCTCGATGCCGAAAACCTGGGTCTTGCGGTCAAGGGGACCGCACCCGTTGAACCCGTTGAAGTGCAGTGGGTAGCGGTGACCGAGCTCGAAGATCCGTCCCCTTTCCTGAGCGGCGGTGAAGTGGTTCTGACCACCGGCATCCGGCAGCGGACCGGTGCGGTGCAGCGCCGGTTCGTCGAGAGTGTGCACCGTGCAGGGGCACTAGCCATCGGCTTCGGTACCGGACTGAGCCAGGCCCGTGTGCCCGGACCCCTCTTGGAAGAAGCCAACCGCCTGGGCGTGCCGGTATTCGAGGTTCCCTACGACACCCCGTTCATTGCCATCGGAAAGCTCGTGGCCGACGCCTTGTCGGCAGACCACACCGAGCACCTGCGCGATCTGCTCTCTGGGCACCAGATCCTGGCCCAGGCGCTGCTCTCCGGGCAGGGCCTCGCCGGTCTGCTGCGGCAGCTGGGCCGCATCCTCGGATCCGAGGTGGCCCTCTACCGCTACGGCAGCCGCGTCTTCAGCACCGGGGAGCCTCCGGAAGGAACCCGCTGGCACAGCACGCCGATCGCCACCGGGATGCGGGACCGCTGCACCCTTGAAGTAGCTGAACCGTTCCGCCAGCCGGATCTGCTCGCCTATGCCCAGAGCCTGATCAGTGTGGAGCTGAACAACCTCTCACGCAGGCGGGCACGCGAACGCGTGGTGAACGGCCAGCTGCTGGCCGATGTGGTGGCGGGCAAGCTCTCCGGCCAGGACGCCGTCCACCGGCTGCGTGCCGCGGGAGTGGACACCGAGCGCCGCCAGCTGACCTTGCTGGTGGAGGCTGTCCCGGGCCAGGCTCGGCTCCTGCCGTCCCTGCCCCTGCCGGCACTCTTCGACTCCGCCGTCACTGCCATCTGCGAGGACCGGCTGGCACTCCTGGTGGCCGACGGCAATTCCACGGAGCTGGCCGCCGCGCTGGGTGGATACCTGCGGGAAGCGGGCATCACCGCCAAGGTGGGCGCGGGCGGCGCCTACGCCGAACCGGCGGGCCTTCGCTGGGGCTACTACGAGGCAAAGGAAGGGCTGCTGCGCGGCGCCGCGGTCAACGAACCCGACCGTCTGAGCCTGGCGTCGCTGCTGATGGCCAGCCGGGACGTCCCGCTGGCGGACCTCGCCGCGGAGGCACTGGACCCGCTGACGGACTTTGACAAGGCCCACGACGCGGAGCTGGTCCCCACTCTCGAGAAGTACCTGGCGCTGAATGGTTCGGTCGCCAAGGTCGCCCAGGCCCTGGGCCTGCACCGGAACACAGTGCGTTACCGGCTCTCCCAAATTGCTGACCTTTCGGGCTACGACCCGTCCGTCACGGCAGACCGCGTCCACCTGTACCTCGCGCTGAACGTCCGCCGGCTCGCCGGGTAGGCGGGCTTGGCGGTGCCGTCCCCTGCCTGGCCTCCGGCGGCACGGTTTTGTGCCCCTTTGTGCCGGACTTTACTCTGTAGGGATGGACTTGCCAGCGCAGCCCGCCAGGACCCTTCACTGGGCGGGCACCGACGACCCCGGCCGCCGGGATACCGCCGTCGTCTCCTTCCGCGAAACGGAACTGGCCGCCAGCGGCACGTCCACGTGCGATGACTACCGCGCAACCTGGACGCTGAGCACTTCCCCCGGCTGGGTGACACGCCGGCTGCAGGTAGAGGTGACGGGGCCGGACTGGTCGCGCTCCCTCGAACTGACACGCTCGGTCGACGGGCGCTGGGATTCCCAGGTGAGATCCTCCGGCAACCCTGACCTGCCTGAACCCGGCATCGAAGATCCCCTGGCCCTGGACAACGCGCAGGACTGCGACCTCGGTCTCTGCCCGCTGACCAACACCATGCCGATCCTGCGACTGGACCTGCTTAACCATGCCGCGCCGCCTGACGAGACACGGCTGACCATGGCGTGGGTGGAAATGCCCAGCCTGCGCGTACTGGCCAGCGAACAGGTCTACTCGCAGGTCTCCCCCTACCGCGAAGAACGCGGGAACGCGATTGTCCTTTACAGCTCCGCCACGCGCGGCTTCACCGCGGAACTCACGGTCGACGCCGACGGCGCCGTGATCGACTACCCCGGACTTGCCCGCCGGACCGGTTAGCTGCGCCCGTCACTGCCGGGAACCGGCGCGGACCTTCCGGCCCCGGCGCACGGCTAGGATTGAAGTACGCCCGCCTGCAACGTTGGAGATCCCCCAATGAGTGAAATGTTCCTGGAAAAGTTCCGCGCCCTGGTTCCGAAGTACCTTGAGGACAAATGGCGCCCCGAGGACGGCCTGGCTCCGGACGAGCTCGACGAGATCCTCGACGAACACGACTTCGACATTCCGCTGGTCCTGCGTGAGTTCTATCTGGCACTGGGCAGCTGCGAAGACCTGATGGAGGCCTACCACTTCTTCTGGGACCCCGACGAGCTCGAGGTCGAGGACGGCTACCTGCTCTTCCTGGAAGACGAGGACGAGAAGTTCGCCTGGGGATTCCGCGTCGACCAGCTGGCCGTGCCGGACCCGATCGTCTGGCGCCGCAACAACGCCCGCGGCGAGTGGCAGAGCGAAGAAGGCACCTTCAGCGAGTATGTCTTCGACATGTTCGAGTGGGTCTTCGAGGACGACGAAAACCTGGACGACCAGTAGTACCGGCCGCGGGTGCTGGGCACCCGCGGCGTACGGGCCTTACGCCTCGCGCTCCACGACGGCTTCGGCAAACGCTGCCAGGGATGCCTTGACCACGGAATCGGGCATCGGCTCCAGGGCTGCGACGGCGTCTGCAGCCCACTGGCGTGCGACGTCCCAGGCCTGGGCAGTGGCACGGTTGCCGCGGACTGCGGCAACCGCAGCAGCCAGGGCCTCATCCGATGTCAGGTCCGCGTCCACGAGTTCCAGGACCGCGGCAGCATCCGCGTCACCGGCAGCGGCGTTGCGCCGCAGCAGCAGGACCGGAAGGGTGGGGACGCCTTCGCGCAGGTCGGTGCCGGGCGTCTTCCCCGACTTGTCCTTCAGCCCGGCGACGTCGATGACATCGTCGGCGAGCTGGAAGGCCACGCCAATCTTCTCGCCGTACTCGACCATGATCTCGACAGTCTTCGCATCAGCCCCGCCGAACAGTGCACCCAGCTGGCCGGACGCCGCAATCAGCGAGCCGGTTTTTCCGCCGATGACGGACAGGTAGTGTTCCAGCGGATCCTCGCCGTCGGCCGGTCCCATGGTCTCCTGCAGCTGCCCCATGACCAGGCGTTCGAACGTGCGGGCCTGGATCGCCAAGGCTTCGGGACCCAGAACGGACACCAGGGAGGAAGCGCGCGCAAAGATCAGGTCGCCGGTCAGGACGGCCACCGAGTTTCCCCATACTTCGTGGGCTGTGGGGGCCCCGCGGCGCACCGGAGCCGAGTCCATCACGTCGTCGTGATAGAGGGTGGCAAGGTGGGTCAGTTCAACAACGACGGCGGAGGTACGAACCTCGGGCCCGCCCGGGTTCGGTCCCAGGTGGGAGGCCAGCAGCACCAGTAGCGGGCGGATACGCTTCCCGCCTGCTTCGAGCAGGTGCCTGGAGGTGGCGTCAGCGAAAGGGTCCGAGTTGGCAATCGCTTCCCGAAGCTCCTCTTCCACCTTCTCAAGACCGGACACGATGGCGGGCCCCAGGACAGGATCCTCGGCGAGGGGCGCAAATCCCGGCGGCAGCGCCATCTCAGCGTCCCCGAAGGCGTCCGGGCTGGCATTGGTGGATTCAGTCACTGTTCAAGGCTAACTTCTCGGCGGGACGGGTTGGCAGGGTTAGACATGGCCGGCCTCAGCGGCAGGGCGTGCACCCCGGGCCGGGGCAGGCACGGAGTCCTGGTTTGAAGCGGCTGGAACAAGCATTTCCATCAAGGCAATCACTCTATCCTCCACCCTCCGGGGCGATGCATCGGTGAGGTTCGCGAGCATCCGCACCACGAACTTCATCAGCACGGGGATCGGCATACCGGTGCGCAGCGCCAGTTTCATGACCGCGGGCTTGCCGATCAGGCCGGCAAAAATGCGGCCCAGGGTGAAGTGGCTGCCCCACTCGGACCGCACGCGGTCCGCATACCCGGCCAGGACGCCGTCGTAAGCGGCTTGTGCCGAAAGCATGCCCGGACGGGAGGCAGCCTGGCCGGCGGAGACAATGTAATCCGCCGCAAACCGGGCTGATTCCATCGCGTAGGAAATGCCCTCGCCGTTGAAGGGACTGACCATTCCGCCGGCGTCGCCCAGGAGCAGCAGCCCGGGCGAATAGTGCGGAGTGCGGTTGAAGCCCATGGGCAGGGCCGCTCCGCGGATTTCCCCCACCTGGTTCTCCGGGGTGAAGCCCCACTCCGGAGGCATTCCCGCCGTCCAGTCACGCAGGACCTTGCGATAGTCCAGCTTGCCGAATTCCTTGGAGGAGTTCAGGATTCCCAGTCCGACGTTGGAGGTTCCGTCTCCCACGCCGAAGACCCAGCCGTAGCCGGGAAGCGGATTGCCGGAGGCATCGGGCAGTTCCAGCCAGCCTTCCATCCAGTCGTCATTGGTGCGCGGGGACGTGAAGTACGTGCGCACCGCGACGCCGAGGGGCCGGTCATCGCGTTTTTCCAGGCCCAGGCTCAGGGCGGTGCGGCTGGAGTTCCCATCGGCAGCGAGGACCACGTCGGCGGCGAATTCGCGGGTTTCTCCCGTGCGCCGGCCGTTCTCGTCGAGGACATTCGCGCGCACACCGCAGACCCGTCCGGTGTCATCGCGCAGCGCCTCCGTGACGCTGTGCCGCTCCAGGATGACGGCTCCGGCAGAGCGCGCATGCTGCGCCAGTTCTTCGTCGAAGCCCAGGCGCGTGCGCACCAGTCCGTAGGAGGGGAAATCCTCAAGGTCCGGCCAGGGCAGCTCAACCGTGCGTCCCGCAGCGATCAGGCGCAGGCCCTTGTTCCTGCGCCAGCCCGCAGCTTCCTCATGCGGCAGGCCGAGTAACTGGATTTCCCGGACGGCGCGCGGAGTCAGTCCGTCGCCGCAGACTTTTTCACGCGGAAAGGACGTCTTCTCCAGTACGGTCACGTCGATCCCGGCAGAGGCCAGGTAATAGGCTGCGGTGGAGCCGGCGGGGCCTGCCCCGACTATCAGGACGCTCACGTCAGCCGGCGGTCCCGCCCGGCTTGACGGCGCGGTGGATCGCGACGATTCCGCCGGAGAGGTTGCGGTAGGCAACGTCCTGCCAGCCGGCAGCGGAAATCCAGGCTGCCAGCCCATCCTGGTCCGGCCACGCACGGATCGATTCGGCCAGGTAAACGTAGGCGTCCGGGTTGGAAGCCACCTTGCGGGCGATCGGGGGCAGCGCGCGCATCAGGTACTCGGTGTACATAGTGCGCCACACCGGTACCACCGGAGAGGAGAACTCAGCAATGACCAGCGTTCCGCCGGGCTTGGTCACCCGGTACATCTCTTCCAGGGCCTTCTGCGGTTCATTCACATTGCGCAGGCCGAAGGAGATAGTGGCGGCATCAAAGGATTCGTCAGCGAACGGCAGGTTGGTGGCGTCTC harbors:
- a CDS encoding polyprenyl synthetase family protein → MALPPGFAPLAEDPVLGPAIVSGLEKVEEELREAIANSDPFADATSRHLLEAGGKRIRPLLVLLASHLGPNPGGPEVRTSAVVVELTHLATLYHDDVMDSAPVRRGAPTAHEVWGNSVAVLTGDLIFARASSLVSVLGPEALAIQARTFERLVMGQLQETMGPADGEDPLEHYLSVIGGKTGSLIAASGQLGALFGGADAKTVEIMVEYGEKIGVAFQLADDVIDVAGLKDKSGKTPGTDLREGVPTLPVLLLRRNAAAGDADAAAVLELVDADLTSDEALAAAVAAVRGNRATAQAWDVARQWAADAVAALEPMPDSVVKASLAAFAEAVVEREA
- a CDS encoding geranylgeranyl reductase family protein; protein product: MSVLIVGAGPAGSTAAYYLASAGIDVTVLEKTSFPREKVCGDGLTPRAVREIQLLGLPHEEAAGWRRNKGLRLIAAGRTVELPWPDLEDFPSYGLVRTRLGFDEELAQHARSAGAVILERHSVTEALRDDTGRVCGVRANVLDENGRRTGETREFAADVVLAADGNSSRTALSLGLEKRDDRPLGVAVRTYFTSPRTNDDWMEGWLELPDASGNPLPGYGWVFGVGDGTSNVGLGILNSSKEFGKLDYRKVLRDWTAGMPPEWGFTPENQVGEIRGAALPMGFNRTPHYSPGLLLLGDAGGMVSPFNGEGISYAMESARFAADYIVSAGQAASRPGMLSAQAAYDGVLAGYADRVRSEWGSHFTLGRIFAGLIGKPAVMKLALRTGMPIPVLMKFVVRMLANLTDASPRRVEDRVIALMEMLVPAASNQDSVPAPARGARPAAEAGHV
- a CDS encoding TetR/AcrR family transcriptional regulator — translated: MPAPRARRSAGRPHQRVLTQENITAAALEVIGSRGYEGFTMSSLAAKLQVAPSALYNHAASKQEVLRWIQDDLMAEVDVSAFASEPWEQAVRVWARSYRSVFVRHTPLIPVIAVLQVSGAPRTLAMYEAVTAGFLRAGWQEAAIVPAIVALESFIFGSAFDAVAPEDIFDTGSLADQSPLFTSAVAAAHAREGGKGAEEAFEAGLDAVVRGFSGQLPVPGHA
- a CDS encoding demethylmenaquinone methyltransferase codes for the protein MKRATLEKRPDEVAAMFDEVAPKYDIVNDVLSLGQTRRWRRLVVEAVGARRGQRVLDLAAGTGTSSEPYADAGIGVVACDFSLGMLTVGKRRRPDIDFVAGDATNLPFADESFDAATISFGLRNVNEPQKALEEMYRVTKPGGTLVIAEFSSPVVPVWRTMYTEYLMRALPPIARKVASNPDAYVYLAESIRAWPDQDGLAAWISAAGWQDVAYRNLSGGIVAIHRAVKPGGTAG
- a CDS encoding flavin monoamine oxidase family protein yields the protein MQSLERNVVIIGAGPSGLRAARKLKAAGLTVAVLEARSRVGGRTWSDTVDGAFLEIGGQWISPDQEALSELVEELGLETFPRYREGESVYIGSDRRAVRYSGEMFPVAESTAKEMERLIELLDAMTAQTDPAAPWTHPQARELDTVSFSQWLRSQSQDEEACNNIGLFVAGGMLTKPAHSFSVLQALLMAASAGSFSNLVDENFILDRRVAGGMQQVSERMAAELGDDVVLNAPVRTLRWSDGPEGTSVTAEADGVTVTARYAIMAVPPNLYSRVSFDPPLPRRQHQMHQHQSLGLVIKVHAVYATPFWREAGLSGTCFGAHELVQEVYDNTNHGDPRGTLVGFVSDEKADAMFELSAGERKTAILESIAGYLGEQALAPEVYYESDWGSEEWTRGAYAASYDLGGLHRYGPDQLAPVGPIYWSCSDLAAEGYQHVDGAVRMGALTAERIIARFED
- a CDS encoding PucR family transcriptional regulator, producing MPISLTTLLDAENLGLAVKGTAPVEPVEVQWVAVTELEDPSPFLSGGEVVLTTGIRQRTGAVQRRFVESVHRAGALAIGFGTGLSQARVPGPLLEEANRLGVPVFEVPYDTPFIAIGKLVADALSADHTEHLRDLLSGHQILAQALLSGQGLAGLLRQLGRILGSEVALYRYGSRVFSTGEPPEGTRWHSTPIATGMRDRCTLEVAEPFRQPDLLAYAQSLISVELNNLSRRRARERVVNGQLLADVVAGKLSGQDAVHRLRAAGVDTERRQLTLLVEAVPGQARLLPSLPLPALFDSAVTAICEDRLALLVADGNSTELAAALGGYLREAGITAKVGAGGAYAEPAGLRWGYYEAKEGLLRGAAVNEPDRLSLASLLMASRDVPLADLAAEALDPLTDFDKAHDAELVPTLEKYLALNGSVAKVAQALGLHRNTVRYRLSQIADLSGYDPSVTADRVHLYLALNVRRLAG
- the gabT gene encoding 4-aminobutyrate--2-oxoglutarate transaminase codes for the protein MSTSATEPTYRLEQKRNITGTFPGPKSAALNERRAAVVAKGVASSVPVYVQDADGGIIQDVDGNSFIDLGSGIAVTSVGASDPAVVAAAQEQVARFTHTCFMVTPYEGYVAVAEKLAELTPGTHEKRTVLFNSGAEAVENAIKIARSATGRQAVVAFDHAYHGRTNLTMGLTAKAMPYKTGFGPFASEIYRMPMSYPFREENPEITGTEAAERAILAIEKQIGADQLAALLIEPIQGEGGFIVPAEGFLPRLAAWAKENGIVFIADEVQSGFCRTGEWFAVNHEGVVPDIMTMAKGIAGGMPLSAVTGRADLLDAVHPGGLGGTYGGNPVACASALAVIETMIEQDLAGRARRIEELTVPRLQETAEKTGVIGEVRGRGAMLAIELVKPGSKAPNAEAAKAIAAACLAEGVIILTCGTYGNVIRLLPPLVISDELLSDGLDVLEAAIRAQA
- a CDS encoding putative glycolipid-binding domain-containing protein; translation: MDLPAQPARTLHWAGTDDPGRRDTAVVSFRETELAASGTSTCDDYRATWTLSTSPGWVTRRLQVEVTGPDWSRSLELTRSVDGRWDSQVRSSGNPDLPEPGIEDPLALDNAQDCDLGLCPLTNTMPILRLDLLNHAAPPDETRLTMAWVEMPSLRVLASEQVYSQVSPYREERGNAIVLYSSATRGFTAELTVDADGAVIDYPGLARRTG